In Halalkalibaculum roseum, a single window of DNA contains:
- a CDS encoding DMT family transporter, with amino-acid sequence MAQDYPKSKVLAALAAGLVAFGFAPILVRTTPETPALVLASYRTVLAVLMLLPYWLYKRNKNRAATAAKQKERLMIALAGVCLGLHFACWISSLYFTSVASASVLVTVHPVILILVERLWFKRSFARTTWIGVFLAFAGSVMLGISDSQIEQDFSNPLLGNALALSAALIFVVYLMIGQRIRQKREWVDYVFPVYFYTAITCVSLALAFGDDLLDISAVGFAAGVGLAFGPQILGHGSMNFAVKYVSPTLLSTLILVEPLFASVLAFFLFSELPPVGSMVAMAIILTGIGLTWKRKSREKSS; translated from the coding sequence ATGGCGCAGGATTATCCAAAAAGCAAGGTATTGGCGGCTCTTGCAGCCGGTCTTGTCGCTTTTGGTTTCGCACCTATCCTTGTTCGAACCACACCGGAAACGCCCGCACTGGTACTGGCAAGTTACCGAACGGTTCTGGCTGTGTTGATGCTGCTGCCCTACTGGCTTTACAAACGAAATAAGAACAGGGCTGCAACAGCCGCCAAGCAAAAAGAGCGTTTAATGATCGCTCTTGCAGGCGTCTGCCTGGGGCTACACTTCGCCTGCTGGATTTCTTCGCTATACTTCACTTCGGTGGCATCGGCATCCGTGCTGGTAACGGTGCACCCGGTCATACTTATCCTGGTTGAGAGGCTATGGTTCAAGCGTTCGTTTGCCCGAACAACCTGGATTGGGGTATTTTTAGCATTTGCGGGATCCGTGATGCTCGGGATCTCCGACAGCCAGATTGAGCAGGATTTTTCAAATCCACTGCTGGGCAATGCCCTGGCCTTATCTGCCGCACTGATTTTTGTGGTCTACTTGATGATAGGGCAACGGATACGTCAGAAACGAGAGTGGGTTGATTACGTTTTCCCCGTCTACTTTTATACTGCTATTACCTGTGTGAGCCTCGCATTGGCATTTGGCGATGACTTGCTGGATATTTCCGCAGTCGGTTTTGCCGCAGGGGTAGGACTCGCTTTTGGTCCGCAGATACTGGGTCACGGATCCATGAATTTTGCAGTTAAATATGTGTCACCAACCTTATTATCTACACTTATCCTTGTAGAACCGCTTTTTGCATCAGTGTTGGCCTTTTTTCTCTTCAGTGAGCTGCCGCCTGTCGGCTCTATGGTTGCCATGGCCATAATTTTAACGGGCATCGGCCTAACCTGGAAACGAAAGTCCCGTGAAAAAAGTAGTTAA
- a CDS encoding TonB-dependent receptor plug domain-containing protein, whose amino-acid sequence MKLNKFIVLTFIVVLAAFSQALSQTIKVIDETTLQPVDNVYIFNEKQNTTAVTNQNGEADISKFNESDYLIFQHPSFKRKALAYQTIREADFLVKLTERSVIMEEIYVSASKREQNQTEIPQKITQISEEQVRFSNPQTSADLLQASGKVFVQKSQMGGGSPMIRGFAANSVMIAVDGVRMNNAIFRSGNLQNVISLDPNAVQNTEVIFGPGSIIYGSDALGGVMNFQTTDPELSFAPDETNVRSGMLARYASANNERAIHGGANVGYEKWGSFTSITYTDFDDMRSGGNFYDDYPNFGKRTEYVIRENDVDQVVENSDVTLQRPSGYEQLNLMQKLRFKPSPTWDVNYGFHYATTNDIPRYDRLIERENGDTGQFENAEWYYGPQIWMMNALEVDYFSETSFYDKVSSVFSYQWFQESRNDRKFQEDELRNREENVNVVTTNIDFDKNWGESKQLYYGVEGIYNYVDSEAFSRNIETGSTFAEATRYPDGGSDYTQLAAYAKYRMDLSSNITAVSGLRYSHVFLKSKFNSTQFYDFPFEEIAINTGAVSGSIGFTWRPVQGLQFNLNGSTGFRAPNVDDAAKVFDSEPGTVVVPNENLESEYSYNLDFALIKTFSDIARLEVNTFYTWLEDAMVRRDFQFNGQEQILYDGELSDVEAVVNAGRAYVYGASASLGIEVGTHLAFDSNVTITEGKDLSSDEPLRHVAPLFGKAGFTYKAEKIRIEAYTEFNGEKDISDFSPSEQSKTHLYTEDGSPSWATLNIKSSYQLNETFQVNAGIENILDKHYRPYSSGISAAGRNVVIALRATL is encoded by the coding sequence ATGAAACTGAATAAATTCATTGTACTTACTTTCATTGTGGTATTAGCCGCTTTTAGTCAGGCCCTTTCGCAGACTATTAAAGTGATTGATGAAACAACGCTTCAGCCCGTGGACAATGTGTATATTTTTAATGAAAAGCAGAATACGACAGCCGTAACGAATCAGAATGGAGAGGCGGATATCAGTAAGTTCAATGAGTCCGATTACCTGATTTTTCAGCATCCTTCCTTCAAGCGAAAAGCATTGGCCTATCAAACCATAAGGGAAGCTGATTTTCTGGTAAAGCTGACCGAGCGGTCGGTGATAATGGAGGAAATTTACGTTTCTGCCAGCAAGCGGGAGCAAAACCAAACAGAAATACCTCAAAAGATTACGCAGATCAGTGAAGAACAGGTCCGGTTTTCGAATCCCCAGACCTCGGCAGATCTGCTTCAGGCTTCAGGGAAGGTATTTGTACAGAAAAGTCAGATGGGTGGCGGAAGTCCTATGATACGCGGTTTCGCAGCAAATTCGGTGATGATAGCCGTTGACGGAGTGCGCATGAATAATGCGATATTCAGAAGCGGAAATCTTCAGAACGTGATTTCACTCGACCCCAATGCGGTGCAAAATACCGAAGTTATCTTTGGACCCGGGTCTATCATTTATGGTAGTGATGCTTTGGGGGGTGTTATGAATTTTCAGACAACAGATCCCGAGCTATCATTTGCACCTGATGAGACTAATGTAAGGTCCGGCATGCTTGCAAGATATGCCTCTGCAAATAATGAACGGGCCATTCACGGTGGTGCCAATGTAGGCTATGAAAAGTGGGGTTCCTTTACCAGTATTACCTATACCGATTTTGATGATATGCGATCAGGCGGGAACTTCTACGACGACTATCCCAATTTCGGGAAACGCACTGAATATGTAATTCGCGAAAACGATGTAGATCAGGTAGTGGAAAACAGCGATGTAACCCTGCAGCGTCCCTCAGGTTATGAGCAGCTGAATCTAATGCAAAAGCTGCGATTTAAGCCTTCACCGACCTGGGATGTTAACTATGGGTTTCATTATGCCACAACCAACGATATCCCGCGGTATGATCGCCTCATAGAGAGAGAAAACGGTGATACCGGTCAGTTCGAGAATGCTGAGTGGTATTACGGACCACAGATCTGGATGATGAATGCCCTTGAGGTAGACTACTTTTCCGAAACATCTTTTTATGATAAGGTGAGCAGCGTCTTTTCCTACCAGTGGTTCCAGGAAAGCAGAAATGATCGCAAATTTCAGGAAGACGAGCTGAGGAACCGGGAAGAGAATGTAAATGTAGTGACGACCAACATAGATTTCGACAAAAACTGGGGGGAGAGCAAGCAGTTGTATTACGGTGTAGAGGGTATTTATAACTATGTTGATTCAGAAGCCTTCTCCCGGAATATTGAAACAGGTAGCACCTTTGCCGAGGCAACCCGCTATCCCGACGGCGGAAGTGATTACACCCAGCTTGCCGCTTATGCCAAGTATAGGATGGATCTTTCTTCAAATATTACGGCCGTATCCGGACTGCGATACAGCCACGTTTTTTTGAAATCAAAGTTCAACAGCACGCAATTTTACGATTTTCCTTTCGAAGAGATAGCCATCAATACCGGTGCAGTGAGCGGAAGCATCGGATTTACCTGGCGTCCGGTGCAAGGTCTTCAGTTTAACCTTAACGGGTCAACAGGATTTCGTGCACCTAATGTGGATGATGCCGCCAAGGTCTTCGATTCGGAACCGGGTACGGTGGTAGTGCCCAACGAAAATCTGGAGTCTGAGTATTCATACAACCTGGACTTCGCCCTGATCAAAACCTTTTCAGATATAGCCCGTTTGGAAGTCAACACATTTTATACCTGGCTGGAAGATGCCATGGTTCGCAGGGATTTCCAGTTTAACGGGCAGGAACAGATTCTGTATGACGGGGAACTCAGTGATGTTGAGGCTGTCGTCAATGCCGGAAGAGCGTATGTGTATGGGGCAAGTGCTTCGCTGGGCATTGAGGTTGGCACTCACCTGGCTTTTGATTCCAACGTGACAATCACCGAAGGTAAAGACCTTTCGAGTGATGAACCGTTGAGACATGTGGCACCATTGTTTGGTAAAGCCGGCTTCACCTATAAGGCAGAAAAGATACGCATTGAAGCCTACACAGAGTTTAACGGTGAAAAGGATATTTCCGACTTTTCTCCATCTGAACAGAGCAAAACACACCTCTACACCGAAGATGGGTCCCCTTCCTGGGCGACATTGAATATAAAATCCTCCTACCAGCTCAACGAAACATTTCAGGTCAATGCGGGCATTGAGAACATCCTGGACAAGCACTACAGGCCTTATTCTTCGGGAATCAGTGCGGCCGGGAGAAATGTTGTCATTGCTTTGCGTGCCACACTCTAA